The following nucleotide sequence is from Nitrospinota bacterium.
TGGCTTTGACCGCGCCGCCGATGTTCGTCAGGTGGTTTTCCGCCACGGCGCTTTCGATCAGCGCGCCGATGGTATCTTCAAAGCGCGCGGCGGTTTCGTCCACCACCGGGCTGCGGTGGCCGGGGGCGCTGCCGCGGCCGAAATGACCCCGGCGCAGCGGCGGAAAACCGATGGAGGGAATCTTCACCCCCCAGACGTTGCGGAGTGAGGCGGTCAACGGGATATCGCGCCCCGCCGCCAGCGCCGCCGTCACCAGCCCCCGGTGCGGCTCTATCGAGCGGGCGAGCAGCAGGCTCTTTCCCGCGAGCCGCAGCATGTCGCCC
It contains:
- a CDS encoding V-type ATP synthase subunit D; the encoded protein is MLRLAGKSLLLARSIEPHRGLVTAALAAGRDIPLTASLRNVWGVKIPSIGFPPLRRGHFGRGSAPGHRSPVVDETAARFEDTIGALIESAVAENHLTNIGGAVKATSRRVNALEMRVAPELARDAAVIRFSLEEQAREETFRMKRFKHLRERRQGNF